A section of the Malania oleifera isolate guangnan ecotype guangnan chromosome 2, ASM2987363v1, whole genome shotgun sequence genome encodes:
- the LOC131149513 gene encoding zinc finger protein ZAT5 isoform X1 — translation MCVYVYKGGGPIHAPPNSSTGSPMDMDAMDDFPCPTDRAALAVVKGKRTKRQRPPSPFSASVTSTSSSGGPAVGVGGGGGGEDFCSSVRSPTSIVSDDILDSTEEEEDMANCLILLAQGFAPKIEDDHRAGTDRFGIRRSPDTATTTATGKAGFYVYECKTCNRTFPSFQALGGHRASHKKPKANLEGKKPSPLSDDDDQGGGKFIKNGFSSSVSSVSVQAAAVNKSNKVHGCSICGSEFPSGQALGGHMRRHRTLSAARIAVATAYPSPDADEPKHVLELDLNLPAPEDDQRDSKFQFSPNQQRLVFSAAPALVDCHY, via the exons atgtgtgtgtatgtgtacaaaGGTGGCGGACCAATTCACG CTCCGCCCAATTCCTCAACTGGGTCGCCGATGGATATGGATGCCATGGATGACTTCCCCTGTCCTACAGATCGCGCCGCCCTTGCGGTCGTCAAAGGCAAGCGCACCAAGCGGCAGAGACCGCCCTCCCCATTTAGCGCCTCCGTCACATCCACCTCCTCCAGCGGTGGCCCCGCTGTCGGAGTCGGCGGCGGAGGGGGAGGAGAGGATTTTTGTTCGTCGGTTCGGTCTCCGACGAGTATTGTTTCCGATGACATCCTCGACAGCACGGAGGAGGAAGAAGACATGGCCAATTGCTTAATTCTTCTGGCTCAAGGATTCGCCCCCAAAATTGAAGACGACCACCGCGCGGGGACGGACAGATTCGGTATTCGGAGATCGCCGGATACTGCGACGACGACTGCGACGGGCAAGGCCGGGTTCTATGTCTACGAGTGCAAGACGTGTAACCGAACCTTCCCGTCGTTCCAAGCGCTCGGCGGCCACCGCGCGAGTCACAAGAAGCCCAAGGCCAATCTTGAAGGGAAGAAGCCGTCGCCGTTATCGGACGACGATGATCAAGGAGGAGGAAAGTTTATTAAGAATGGGTTTTCTTCTTCTGTGTCTTCCGTTTCTGTCCAAGCTGCGGCGGTGAACAAGTCTAACAAGGTTCATGGGTGTTCGATATGCGGGTCGGAATTTCCCTCGGGCCAAGCCTTGGGCGGTCACATGAGGCGGCACCGGACTCTTTCTGCCGCCCGAATCGCGGTGGCGACCGCTTACCCGTCGCCGGATGCGGATGAGCCGAAGCATGTTCTGGAACTGGATCTCAACCTTCCGGCACCGGAAGACGATCAACGAGATTCCAAGTTTCAATTCTCGCCCAACCAGCAACGCCTCGTCTTCTCAGCGGCCCCGGCGCTTGTGGATTGTCACTActga
- the LOC131149513 gene encoding zinc finger protein ZAT5 isoform X2, which translates to MDMDAMDDFPCPTDRAALAVVKGKRTKRQRPPSPFSASVTSTSSSGGPAVGVGGGGGGEDFCSSVRSPTSIVSDDILDSTEEEEDMANCLILLAQGFAPKIEDDHRAGTDRFGIRRSPDTATTTATGKAGFYVYECKTCNRTFPSFQALGGHRASHKKPKANLEGKKPSPLSDDDDQGGGKFIKNGFSSSVSSVSVQAAAVNKSNKVHGCSICGSEFPSGQALGGHMRRHRTLSAARIAVATAYPSPDADEPKHVLELDLNLPAPEDDQRDSKFQFSPNQQRLVFSAAPALVDCHY; encoded by the coding sequence ATGGATATGGATGCCATGGATGACTTCCCCTGTCCTACAGATCGCGCCGCCCTTGCGGTCGTCAAAGGCAAGCGCACCAAGCGGCAGAGACCGCCCTCCCCATTTAGCGCCTCCGTCACATCCACCTCCTCCAGCGGTGGCCCCGCTGTCGGAGTCGGCGGCGGAGGGGGAGGAGAGGATTTTTGTTCGTCGGTTCGGTCTCCGACGAGTATTGTTTCCGATGACATCCTCGACAGCACGGAGGAGGAAGAAGACATGGCCAATTGCTTAATTCTTCTGGCTCAAGGATTCGCCCCCAAAATTGAAGACGACCACCGCGCGGGGACGGACAGATTCGGTATTCGGAGATCGCCGGATACTGCGACGACGACTGCGACGGGCAAGGCCGGGTTCTATGTCTACGAGTGCAAGACGTGTAACCGAACCTTCCCGTCGTTCCAAGCGCTCGGCGGCCACCGCGCGAGTCACAAGAAGCCCAAGGCCAATCTTGAAGGGAAGAAGCCGTCGCCGTTATCGGACGACGATGATCAAGGAGGAGGAAAGTTTATTAAGAATGGGTTTTCTTCTTCTGTGTCTTCCGTTTCTGTCCAAGCTGCGGCGGTGAACAAGTCTAACAAGGTTCATGGGTGTTCGATATGCGGGTCGGAATTTCCCTCGGGCCAAGCCTTGGGCGGTCACATGAGGCGGCACCGGACTCTTTCTGCCGCCCGAATCGCGGTGGCGACCGCTTACCCGTCGCCGGATGCGGATGAGCCGAAGCATGTTCTGGAACTGGATCTCAACCTTCCGGCACCGGAAGACGATCAACGAGATTCCAAGTTTCAATTCTCGCCCAACCAGCAACGCCTCGTCTTCTCAGCGGCCCCGGCGCTTGTGGATTGTCACTActga